The proteins below come from a single Drosophila busckii strain San Diego stock center, stock number 13000-0081.31 chromosome X, ASM1175060v1, whole genome shotgun sequence genomic window:
- the LOC108605771 gene encoding WSCD family member CG9164 produces MALQGWRFFGVSATIIIYIGGVLFLSMNNIPGSHPKRNRIERFADFSSFHSPRFPMPSRKMTIRWCRDLKYLNRELPNYTDYKAGDFYTAPAADEAMAAPQPSTMLTALASFPGSGNTWLRYLLQQSTGILTGSIYKDYGLLKTGFPAENVCNSSVLLVKTHEWGAKAWAPFSKAILLVRDPEKAIIAEFNRQSGGHIGFASPDRYKRTKGKYWQQFVSNKLKGWELMNLSWARNFTGSIKVVFYDDLVHQTERELRGILEFLEFPVNEQLMRCALMRKEGIFRRKKRVLSFDPYTDAMRAELLLRRRMVYGLLGRQD; encoded by the exons ATGGCGTTGCAAGGCTGGCGCTTTTTCGGTGTATCGGCAACAATCATCATCTATATAGGCGGTGTGCTATTTCTATCCATGAACAATATACCTGGATCGCATCCAAAACGCAATCGCATCGAACGATTCGCCGAC TTCTCCAGCTTTCATAGTCCGCGGTTTCCCATGCCCAGCCGCAAGATGACAATACGCTGGTGTCGCGACCTCAAATACCTAAACCGCGAGCTTCCAAACTACACGGACTACAAGGCCGGTGATTTTTACA ctgCCCCAGCTGCAGACGAAGCAATGGCCGCGCCACAGCCTTCAACCATGCTGACCGCATTGGCCAGCTTTCCGGGCAGCGGCAACACCTGGCTGCGTTATCTGTTGCAGCAGTCGACGGGCATATTGACGGGCAGCATCTACAAGGACTATGGACTGCTGAAGACCGGCTTTCCGGCGGAGAACGTCTGCAACAGCTCAGTATTATTGGTAAAGACGCACGAATGGGGCGCCAAGGCGTGGGCGCCCTTCTCCAAAGCAATACTCTTGGTGCGCGATCCGGAGAAGGCAATCATAGCCGAGTTCAATCGCCAAAGCGGCGGCCACATTGGCTTTGCCTCCCCAGATCGCTACAAGCGCACAAAGGGCAAAT ATTGGCAGCAATTTGTCAGCAACAAGCTCAAGGGCTGGGAGCTTATGAATCTCAGCTGGGCACGCAATTTCACGGGAAGTATTAAGGTTGTGTTCTATGACGATTTGGTGCATCAGACGGAGCGCGAGCTACGCGGCATACTCGAGTTTCTAGAATTTCCAGTCAACGAGCAGCTCATGCGCTGCGCCCTGATGCGCAAGGAGGGCATCTTTAGGCGCAAGAAGCGTGTCTTATCCTTTGATCCCTATACGGATGCCATGCGagcggagctgctgctgcgcagaCGCATGGTTTACGGCTTGCTGGGCAGGCAGGATTAG